In Brachyspira hampsonii, the following are encoded in one genomic region:
- a CDS encoding DUF3226 domain-containing protein: MDNNKKYIILVEGIADKKFIKDYIKFQYQIDTDINDNIIVEENGGKSFNDYNINNIKKYIDNNYKLAVIFDADNNFEESKNNIKTNLDIDDNNIFLFPNNNSLGTLEDLLSNIAVIKDIINCFDKYTNCITSIPETVIPAKKAKIYAYLESIKSYDKKTIKEDKRDYTNNDFWNLNDKYLNPLKEFFDSI, translated from the coding sequence ATGGATAATAATAAAAAATATATAATACTTGTTGAAGGTATAGCTGATAAAAAATTTATAAAAGATTATATTAAATTTCAATACCAAATAGATACTGATATAAATGATAATATTATTGTAGAAGAAAATGGCGGAAAAAGTTTTAATGATTATAATATTAACAATATAAAAAAATATATTGATAATAATTATAAATTAGCAGTAATATTTGATGCTGATAATAATTTTGAAGAATCGAAAAATAATATAAAAACAAATTTGGATATAGATGATAATAACATATTTTTATTTCCAAATAATAATTCTTTAGGCACTTTAGAAGATCTATTAAGCAATATCGCTGTTATAAAAGATATTATTAATTGCTTTGATAAATACACAAATTGTATAACTTCAATACCTGAAACTGTAATTCCAGCTAAAAAAGCAAAAATATATGCATATTTAGAATCAATAAAATCATATGATAAAAAAACAATAAAAGAAGATAAAAGAGATTATACTAATAATGATTTCTGGAATTTAAATGATAAATATTTAAATCCTTTAAAAGAGTTTTTTGACAGTATATAA
- a CDS encoding zinc ribbon domain-containing protein: MMLPFNPPFMYICNSCGKIFTKSKKPILGNTIFSILNKPKCPKCGSKDTKTIDHIIKK, encoded by the coding sequence ATGATGCTTCCTTTTAATCCACCTTTTATGTATATATGTAATTCATGCGGTAAAATTTTTACTAAATCTAAAAAGCCTATTTTAGGAAATACTATATTTTCAATTTTAAACAAACCCAAATGCCCTAAATGCGGAAGCAAAGATACTAAAACTATAGATCATATTATAAAAAAATAA
- a CDS encoding ATP-binding protein has product MDNKITQIRIGFSNIVIFRNIIKTKVIKKLLKFLEIYNDNDKIKVIDYYSDFLYELLKYSDTIGDYILEQIFQDNNIYINKYIKNEYINDTLKNALKNELNFFEVLSSLDFNTLFSDEYSNQISKLECKKINFYELYKNHIEEMPKKGHGIFFYNNMFTLDDKKNIIPAKHKDMQDIKQLYGYERERSKVISNTKSLLEGKKANNILLYGDAGTGKSSTIKAIANMFKDEGLRLIEVKKSQLSFITDIIEDLSLSPLKFIIFIDDLTFSSNDDTFSYLKAILEGGVNSFPSNVVVYATSNYRHLIKENFNDRQGDDIHIEDTIQQIMSLTNRFGIIITFQRPDKDLFVDIVLSYAKENNIKMDKEELIKQAESYAIRSAGRSPRVAKQFIESIL; this is encoded by the coding sequence ATGGATAATAAAATAACACAAATCAGAATCGGTTTCTCTAATATAGTAATATTCAGAAATATTATAAAAACTAAAGTTATAAAAAAATTATTAAAATTTTTGGAAATTTATAATGATAATGACAAAATAAAAGTAATAGATTATTATTCAGACTTTTTATATGAACTTTTAAAATATAGCGATACAATAGGCGATTATATATTAGAACAAATATTTCAGGATAATAATATATATATAAATAAATATATAAAAAATGAATATATAAACGATACATTAAAAAATGCACTAAAAAATGAATTAAATTTCTTTGAAGTTTTATCTTCACTTGATTTTAATACATTATTTTCAGATGAATATTCCAATCAAATATCAAAGTTGGAATGCAAGAAAATAAATTTTTATGAATTATATAAAAATCATATAGAAGAAATGCCTAAAAAAGGTCATGGAATATTTTTTTATAATAATATGTTTACTCTTGATGATAAAAAAAATATTATACCGGCAAAGCATAAGGATATGCAGGATATTAAACAATTATACGGTTATGAAAGGGAGAGAAGTAAGGTTATATCAAATACTAAAAGTCTTCTTGAGGGTAAAAAGGCTAATAATATACTTCTTTACGGTGATGCTGGAACCGGAAAAAGCAGCACTATAAAAGCAATAGCTAATATGTTCAAAGATGAAGGATTAAGACTTATAGAGGTTAAGAAAAGTCAATTATCATTCATAACTGATATAATAGAAGATTTAAGTTTAAGCCCTCTGAAATTTATAATATTTATAGATGATTTAACTTTCTCTTCTAATGATGATACTTTTTCATATTTAAAAGCAATACTTGAAGGCGGAGTTAACTCTTTCCCATCAAATGTTGTTGTTTATGCTACTTCAAATTACAGACACTTAATAAAAGAGAATTTTAATGACAGACAGGGTGATGATATACATATAGAAGATACTATTCAGCAGATAATGAGTTTAACTAACCGTTTTGGTATAATAATAACTTTTCAAAGACCAGACAAAGATTTATTTGTAGATATAGTGCTATCTTATGCCAAAGAAAATAATATAAAAATGGACAAAGAAGAACTTATAAAGCAGGCTGAAAGTTATGCTATAAGAAGTGCAGGAAGAAGTCCGAGAGTAGCAAAACAATTTATAGAATCAATATTATGA